One region of Triticum aestivum cultivar Chinese Spring chromosome 6B, IWGSC CS RefSeq v2.1, whole genome shotgun sequence genomic DNA includes:
- the LOC123139224 gene encoding cytochrome b5 domain-containing protein RLF, with amino-acid sequence MADGDSSDFTFCKVDYAENDGRLDSPNSIAVASMTLEDVAGDGETKKVQDDKQTVNPVTDEKSSSISSRTNGVSLRESNIKEPVVPTSSGESVQSNVSAQPKPLKKSAVRAKVPFEKGFSPMDWLKLTRTHPDLAGLRGQSNRRLISLEEVKQHKTGDCIWTVLKGRVYNIGPYMKFHPGGVDMLMKGAGKDCTALFNKYHAWVNAEFLLEKCLVGYLDPNE; translated from the exons ATGGCGGATGGGGACTCGTCCGACTTCACCTTCTGCAAG GTTGACTATGCTGAAAATGATGGTCGTTTGGACTCCCCTAATTCCATCGCTGTGGCAAGTATGACACTGGAGGATGTTGCCGGTGATGGTGAGACTAAGAAGGTTCAGGATGACAAGCAAACAGTCAATCCAGTTACTGATGAAAAATCTAGTTCCATATCTAGTCGCACCAATGGTGTATCGCTTCGAGAGTCCAATATAAAAGAACCAGTTGTACCAACCAGTAGTGGAGAGTCTGTGCAGTCAAATGTGTCAGCTCAACCAAAACCTTTAAAGAAATCTGCTGTACGTGCAAAGGTTCCTTTTGAGAAGGGCTTTAGCCCAATGGACTGGCTTAAGCTGACTCGTACACATCCAGATCTGGCAG GGCTTAGGGGACAGTCAAACCGGAGGCTAATTTCTTTGGAAGAAGTTAAGCAGCATAAAACTGGAGATTGTATTTGGACAGTTTTGAAAGGCCGTGTGTACAATATTGGTCCCTACATGAAATTTCATCCTGGAG GAGTTGATATGCTTATGAAAGGTGCTGGAAAAGACTGCACTGCTTTGTTCA ATAAATACCATGCCTGGGTGAATGCAGAGTTCCTCTTGGAGAAATGCCTCGTGGGATACCTGGATCCCAATGAGTAG
- the LOC123134845 gene encoding uncharacterized protein, whose translation MLEDIGKLGSVDKIITQARQVTVFLYAHTRVLSLMRKTLGKDLVRSGITRFATAYLNLKSLQDNKKEMLKLFRLDELHEMGYLEKDKGKMAHKTVQPEAFWKGVGVAVNYFEPMANVLRRMDSDVPAMGFLYGCMLDAKKEIAASFDNDESRFKCVIDIIDKRWDSKLKSPLHLAGYFLNPYYYYPNKVVIERDGSFRAAVVHCITRMIEAQKTQDELIDELDKYEAEEDSFGMDIVVRQRKRKNFSPAKWWLNYGTCAPLLKDLAMKILSLTCSSSACERNWSAFEQVHTKKRSRLLHDRMSDLVFIKFNSRMKHKRENKSRDPIEKTIVDVLEDEDNEFITGIVGNDNVVEHVGDEDQTQQERASTSQEQGKKKKRPTAPPRKKRKKSLQSLLNSVDEEAILSASSNSSSSESEDESPSALADSD comes from the exons ATGTTGGAGGACATAGGGAAGCTTGGATCGGTTGACAAAATAATTACCCAAGCAAGACAAGTAACGGTGTTCTTGTATGCTCACACAAGGGTGTTATCTCTGATGAGGAAAACACTTGGGAAAGACTTGGTACGGTCAGGTATTACTAGGTTTGCCACGGCTTATCTCAATCTTAAAAGCTTgcaagacaacaagaaggaaatgCTTAAACTATTCAGATTGGATGAGCTACATGAAATGGGTTACTTAGAGAAGGACAAGGGGAAGATGGCTCACAAAACGGTGCAACCAGAAGCCTTCTGGAAAGGTGTTGGCGTTGCTGTCAACTACTTTGAGCCAATGGCTAATGTGCTAAGAAGAATGGATAGTGATGTGCCCGCAATGGGATTCTTATATGGTTGTATGTTGGATGCAAAAAAGGAAATTGCTGCAAGTTTTGATAATGACGAGAGTCGCTTCAAATGTGTTATTGATATCATTGACAAGAGATGGGACAGCAAACTCAAGTCGCCATTACATTTGGCTGGGTACTTTCTGAACCCCTACTATTATTATCCAAACAAGGTTGTGATAGAGAGGGATGGATCATTTAGAGCAGCCGTGGTCCATTGCATCACAAGGATGATTGAAGCTCAAAAAACTCAAGATGAGCTTATTGATGAACTCGACAAATACGAGGCGGAGGAAGATTCCTTTGGAATGGACATTGTTGTACGacagagaaaaaggaaaaactttTCTCCAG CAAAATGGTGGCTGAATTATGGCACATGTGCACCCCTGTTGAAGGACTTGGCAATGAAGATTTTGAGTTTGACATGTAGCTCCTCAGCTTGTGAGAGAAATTGGTCAGCATTTGAACAA GTTCATACAAAGAAACGCAGCAGGCTACTCCATGATAGGATGAGTGATCTTGTATTTATCAAGTTCAACTCTAGGATGAAGCATAAGAGAGAGAACAAGAGTAGAGACCCAATAGAGAAGACAATCGTTGATGTTCTTGAGGACGAGGATAATGAGTTCATCACCGGCATTGTTGGAAATGATAATGTTGTTGAACATGTTGGTGATGAAGATCAAACTCAACAAGAGAGAGCTTCAACATCACAagaacaagggaaaaagaagaagaggcCTACTGCGCCCCctagaaagaagaggaagaagagcttgcAATCTCTCCTTAATAGTGTCGATGAGGAAGCTATACTTTCTGCCTCTTCCAATTCTTCTTCGTCGGAATCAGAAGATGAGTCTCCCTCGGCCCTTGCTGACTCGGATTAA